One Deinococcus roseus DNA window includes the following coding sequences:
- a CDS encoding helix-turn-helix transcriptional regulator produces MKNRIKVLRAERNLTQADLAIMLDTSRQTINALETGKYDPSLPLAFKIARVFSLNIEDIFQYEE; encoded by the coding sequence ATGAAAAACCGCATCAAGGTTTTACGTGCAGAACGCAACCTCACCCAGGCCGATCTGGCCATCATGCTGGACACCTCCCGGCAGACCATCAACGCCCTGGAGACCGGGAAATACGATCCCAGTTTGCCGCTGGCGTTCAAGATCGCCAGGGTGTTCAGCCTGAACATCGAGGACATTTTTCAATACGAAGAATAG
- a CDS encoding 50S ribosomal protein L11 methyltransferase: MLIYQIQGSLDELDDQLPALWDAGCTGMQELNGSVQAYFEQRVEVPLTGEWIVADDTDWLEKWKADLKPVTVGQITVVPTWLQEEAPKDSIPLIIDPGMAFGTGHHTTTQFAIKALQSLDMPGKKVLDVGAGTGLLALVAGKLGAHASGVDLDPITVPIARENAEINGLNVPFYQGVLSDVLDQGPWDVLVCNLFAELHDALMGEYLEALIPAGDLIMTGILLDRMHLVHTALEREGFTLVSSETEGEWALILAKSPA, from the coding sequence ATGCTCATTTACCAGATTCAAGGCAGCTTAGACGAACTCGATGACCAGCTCCCCGCCCTGTGGGACGCTGGCTGCACCGGAATGCAGGAATTGAATGGCAGTGTACAGGCTTATTTTGAACAGCGCGTCGAGGTTCCCCTGACCGGAGAATGGATCGTCGCAGATGACACCGACTGGCTGGAAAAGTGGAAAGCCGACCTCAAACCCGTCACTGTGGGGCAGATCACCGTGGTCCCCACCTGGTTGCAGGAAGAAGCCCCCAAAGACAGCATCCCCCTGATCATCGACCCGGGAATGGCCTTCGGAACCGGACACCACACCACCACCCAGTTCGCCATCAAAGCCCTGCAAAGTCTGGACATGCCCGGCAAGAAAGTGCTGGATGTGGGTGCAGGCACCGGACTGCTGGCCCTGGTGGCAGGCAAGCTTGGGGCACACGCCAGCGGCGTGGACCTCGACCCGATCACCGTGCCCATTGCCAGAGAAAATGCCGAAATCAACGGTCTGAACGTGCCTTTTTACCAGGGTGTGCTCTCCGATGTGCTGGACCAGGGACCCTGGGATGTGCTGGTCTGCAACCTGTTCGCAGAACTGCACGACGCTCTGATGGGCGAATACCTGGAAGCCCTGATTCCCGCAGGAGACCTGATCATGACCGGCATCCTGCTGGACCGCATGCATCTGGTGCACACCGCCCTGGAACGGGAAGGCTTCACGCTGGTCAGCAGTGAAACCGAAGGGGAATGGGCGCTGATCCTGGCAAAAAGCCCGGCATGA
- a CDS encoding 16S rRNA (uracil(1498)-N(3))-methyltransferase, which translates to MKTFEKRFKVETLSDTIELSGPEVQHMRVLRLKNGDEVHLFDGSGWEARARIEEMDTFTATLVVLEKFQNDLELPKPITLALALLKGDKLADVVRACTELGVSRFQLLKTQYADVPDLGDNKLVRLKRIAEEASKQSRRAVVPEVLSPITLKQLPSVTKGFVAHPHTQSTLLEHLTWDSEVWFATGPEGGFSAAEIELLQHKNFLPITLGKRILRAETAPIALLGALASTGV; encoded by the coding sequence ATGAAAACCTTCGAGAAACGCTTCAAAGTGGAGACCCTGTCAGACACCATCGAACTGAGCGGTCCAGAGGTTCAGCACATGCGGGTGCTGCGCCTGAAAAACGGCGATGAAGTGCACCTCTTTGATGGTTCTGGCTGGGAGGCCCGCGCCCGCATTGAGGAGATGGACACCTTCACGGCCACCCTGGTGGTGCTGGAAAAATTTCAGAACGATCTGGAACTGCCAAAGCCCATCACCCTGGCCCTGGCCCTTTTAAAAGGCGACAAGCTGGCCGATGTGGTGCGGGCCTGCACCGAACTGGGGGTCAGCCGTTTTCAGCTTTTAAAGACCCAGTACGCCGATGTGCCCGACCTGGGCGACAACAAACTGGTTCGCCTGAAACGCATTGCCGAAGAAGCCAGCAAACAATCCAGGCGGGCCGTGGTCCCGGAAGTGCTCTCCCCCATCACCCTCAAGCAGTTGCCCAGCGTGACAAAAGGTTTTGTGGCCCATCCACACACCCAGAGCACCCTGCTGGAACACCTGACCTGGGACAGTGAGGTCTGGTTCGCCACTGGCCCAGAAGGGGGTTTCAGCGCAGCCGAAATCGAGCTTTTGCAGCACAAAAATTTCCTGCCCATCACCCTGGGAAAACGCATCCTGCGGG